Proteins encoded together in one Phalacrocorax aristotelis chromosome 7, bGulAri2.1, whole genome shotgun sequence window:
- the INPP5D gene encoding phosphatidylinositol 3,4,5-trisphosphate 5-phosphatase 1 isoform X1: MDQCWYHGNITRSRAEDLLSKVGKDGSFLVRASESIPSAYALCVLYRNCVYTYRILPDKENKLIVQASEGVPVKCFDSLEELIEFYKKENMGLVWHLKYPVQREEEEAADEPEEDADLVPTPPILPPRNILMALPSSETKEVSSFLENSRVADVNKLSLSETLLQRLQYQDTSSVSDEHLKLIQDYLRVHIISDFEMVQTGSSNLPQLKKLLTLLCKGLFSEASRTLPSLESIQKVFEQQLHPGIHQRSQMLGEASPVNIVLKLNQLISLLSSIEEKVKTLLIEGPDSTHRRSLIPPVTFEVKADSLGIFSKIHLKVDVEMGKLIIKRAKDGPEDKFYTHKKILQLIKSQKVPNKLVILLETEKEKTQRKEYVFSDSKKREGFCQLLQQMKNKHSEQPEPDMITIFIGTWNMGAATPPKKITSWFLSKGQGKTRDDTADYIPHDIYVIGTQEDPQGEKEWLETLRQSLQEITSISFKVIAIHTLWNIRIVVLAKPEHENRISHICTDNVKTGIANTLGNKGAVGVSFMFNGTSFGFVNSHLTSGSEKKHRRNQNYTSILRFLTLGDKKLSPFNITHRFTHLFWLGDLNYRVEQPPTEAENIIQKIRQQQYPELLAFDQLLIERKDQKVFLQFEEEEITFAPTYRFERGTREKYAYTKQKATGMKYNLPSWCDRVLWKSYPMVHVVCQSYGCTTDIMTSDHSPVFATFEVGVTSQFVSKNDSKYTDSQGEIEFLHCYATLKTKSQTKFYIEFHSSCLEGFVKSQEGENEDGNEGELVVKFIDALPKLTPIISDPEYLLDQHILISIKSSDSDESYGEGCIALRIEATESLVPIHTVLTHHGEKTGVFQGEIKLQTSQGKQREKLYDFVKIERDEIVGQKPKNISNLEPSKDWDQTNRKSKSTHLMAREAAAIARYWGSASSSPDNPGKEDMLRSSTPTDISNPNYLGMAAFSQQPSATSQLKQIPSPDQPPSLWSYEQQPKETTSAMGQSQSSSTSPSLSPLSPKPSLQPTVNRSTCSRSQEYLPPELGKTTAEPVPQEEGQQKPEMFENPLYGSMGCKGKVASKKEQDYPKALRKEQPPLPDQSFHLTKSQEPESSKTSGKQPSPPFLVPTQRFRSYTCSGQSEEKNTGEKTQGKPKMTTSSENSAPLKKLVKPLRSEVSPSIQGQQNKPPLPSKSRAVLDMQNSKGRDYRDSSELPHSAKHRTEEGPVGRTTTPVCYLWE, from the exons ACCTGGTGCCCACGCCTCCTATCCTGCCCCCACGCAACATCCTCATGGCATTGCCGAGCAGCGAGACAAAGGAGGTATCCTCTTTCCTTGAAAACTCCAGGGTGGCAGATGTTAATAAACTGTCCCTTTCTGAGACACTACTCCAGCGACTGCAGTATCAGGACACAAGCAG CGTTTCTGATGAGCATCTTAAACTCATCCAGGATTACCTGCGAGTTCACATCATCAGTGACTTTGAGATGGTGCAGACTGGCTCAAGCAatcttcctcagctgaagaaACTACTTACACTTCTTTGCAAAGGACTCTTCAG TGAAGCGTCTAGGACTCTCCCATCTCTGGAATCCATCCAGAAGGTGtttgagcagcagctgcacccTGGTATCCATCAGCGCTCACAA ATGCTTGGTGAAGCTAGTCCAGTCAATATTGTATTGAAACTCAATCAGCTGAtttctttgctgtcttccaTTGAAGAAAAG GTAAAAACACTGTTGATTGAAGGTCCCGATTCAACACATCGACGCTCCCTTATCCCCCCTGTCACTTTTGAG GTGAAAGCTGACTCCCTAGGAATTTTCTCAAAGATACATCTCAAGGTTGATGTGGAAATGGGAAAACTGATTATCAAGAGAGCTAAGGATGGTCCAGAAGACAAGTTTTATACCCACAAGAAAA TCTTGCAGCTTATCAAGTCCCAGAAGGTCCCTAACAAATTGGTGATATtgctggaaacagaaaaggaaaaaacacagcgGAAGGAATATGTTTTTTCTGATTCCAAG AAGAGAGAAGGATTCTGCCAACTTCTGCAGCAGATGAAGAATAAGCACTCAGAGCAACCAGAGCCTGATATGATCACCATCTTCATTGGGACGTGGAATATGG GTGCTGCAACTCCTCCAAAGAAGATCACCTCCTGGTTTCTCTCCAAGGGACAGGGGAAGACCCGTGATGACACTGCTGACTACATTCCTCATGACATCTATGTGATTGGCACCCAGGAGGATCCCCAAGGGGAGAAGGAATGGCTGGAGACACTGAGGCAATCCCTGCAGGAAATCACCAGTATCAGCTTCAAAGTG ATAGCAATCCATACCCTCTGGAACATCAGGATTGTTGTACTGGCCAAGCCAGAACATGAGAACCGGATCAGCCACATCTGCACAGACAATGTGAAGACAGGCATCGCAAACACACTGG GTAATAAAGGAGCTGTGGGGGTGTCATTCATGTTTAATGGAACCTCCTTTGGGTTTGTTAACAGCCATTTGACTTCAGGAagtgaaaagaaacacag ACGCAACCAGAACTACACGAGTATCCTGCGCTTCCTGACACTGGGAGATAAGAAACTGAGTCCATTTAACATCACTCATCGCTTTACTCATCTTTTCTGGCTGGGAGACTTGAACTACCGTGTGGAACAGCCCCCAACG GAAGCAGAGAATATTATCCAGAAGATCAGGCAGCAGCAGTATCCGGAGCTGCTGGCTTTCGACCAGCTTCTCATAGAGAGAAAGGACCAAAAGGTGTTTCTGCAGTTTG AGGAAGAAGAGATTACTTTTGCTCCAACCTACCGCTTTGAAAGAGGCACTCGGGAGAAGTATGCTTACACCAAGCAAAAAGCTACAGGG ATGAAGTACAATTTGCCATCCTGGTGTGATCGAGTGCTCTGGAAATCATACCCCATGGTGCATGTTGTGTGTCAGTCCTATG GCTGCACCACTGACATCATGACAAGTGACCACAGTCCGGTCTTTGCCACCTTTGAAGTGGGAGTCACCTCACAGTTTGTTTCGAAGAATG ACTCCAAGTACACGGATTCCCAAGGGGAGATAGAGTTCCTGCACTGCTACGCTACGCTGAAGACCAAGTCCCAGACCAAGTTCTACATCGAGTTTCACTCTAGCTGCTTAGAAG GTTTTGTAAAGAGccaggaaggggaaaatgagGATGGGAATGAAGGGGAGCTTGTGGTAAAGTTCATTGATGCTCTTCCAAAG CTGACTCCAATTATTTCAGACCCAGAATACCTACTGGATCAACATATCCTGATCAGCATTAAGTCATCAGACAGTGATGAATCTTATG GGGAAGGCTGCATTGCCCTGCGAATAGAAGCAACAGAATCCTTAGTTCCAATCCATACTGTGCTGACACACCATGGTGAGAAAACAGGGGTCTTCCAAGGTGAAATCAAGTTACAAACTtcacaaggaaaacagagagagaaactgTATG attTTGTCAAGATTGAACGTGATGAAATTGTTGGGCAGAAACCAAAGAACATCAGCAACTTAGAGCCTAGCAAAGACTGGGATCAGACTAACAG AAAGTCAAAATCTACTCATCTGATGGccagagaggcagcagccaTTGCTCGCTACTGGGGGAgtgcttcctcttctccagacaaCCCGGGAAAGGAGGATATGTTACG caGCTCCACTCCCACAGACATCAGCAACCCCAACTACCTGGGGATGGCTGCTTTCTCTCAGCAACCCTCTGCAACCAGCCAGCTTAAGCAGATACCTTCACCAGACCAGCCACCTTCTCTGTGGAGCTATGAGCAGCAGCCCAAAGAGACCACCTCTGCAATGGGACAGAGTCAGTCATCCTCCACATCACCCTCCTTGTCACCTCTGTCTCCAAAACCATCCCTCCAGCCTACAGTAAACAGAAGCACTTGTAGTCGGAGTCAAGAGTACCT GCCACCTGAACTGGGGAAAACCACAGCAGAGCCTGTGCCTCAGGAGGAGGGACAGCAAAAGCCAGAGATGTTTGAGAACCCGCTGTATGGCTCTATGGGCTGTAAAGGCAAGGTGGCATCAAAGAAAGAGCAGGACTACCCCAAGGCCTTGCGAAAAGAGCAGCCACCACTGCCCGATCAGAGCTTTCATCTCACAAAGTCACAGGAGCCTGAAAGCAGCAAGACCTCTGGCAAACAACCATCACCACCTTTCCTGGTCCCTACACAGAGATTTCGGTCCTATACCTGCTCCGGTCAATCTGAAGAAAAGAATACAGGTGAAAAGACACAAGGCAAACCAAAGATGACTACATCATCAGAAAACTCAGCACCGCTAAAAAAACTAGTCAAGCCATTGAGGTCTGAAGTTAGTCCAAGCATCCAGGGACAGCAAAACAAGCCGCCCCTTCCTTCGAAGAGCCGGGCAGTGCTGGACATGCAGAACTCCAAGGGCCGAGACTATCGGGACAGTTCAGAGCTGCCGCACTCTGCGAAGCATCGGACAGAAGAGGGACCAGTTGGCAGAACAACTACACCGGTGTGTTACTTGTGGGAATAA